A genomic segment from Nicotiana sylvestris chromosome 1, ASM39365v2, whole genome shotgun sequence encodes:
- the LOC138871684 gene encoding uncharacterized protein — MDPLKYIFQKPMPTRKLAKWLILLSEFDIVYVTQEAVKGQALEDHLAENQVGGEYKPLKTYFPIEEVSFVGEDIIEAYNGWRIFFDGAANFKGLGIGAFLVLETGQHYSVSAKLRFPCTNNMAEYEACILGINMAIVMNVKELLVIGDSDLLVH, encoded by the coding sequence atggatcctttgaaatacatatttcagaaacccatgccaactaggaagctagccaagtggctgatactgttgagtgagttcgatattgtctacgtaactcaagaGGCGGTCAAGGGCCAAGCATTGgaagatcatcttgctgaaaaccaagtgggaggagaatacaaacctttgaaaacatattttcctattGAAGAGGTGTCAtttgtaggagaggacattatCGAAGCATACAACGGTTGGAGGattttctttgacggagctgcaaatttcaaaggattaGGCATTGGAGCATTTTTGGTATTAGAAACGGGTCAACATTattcggtatctgctaaactcagatttccctgcactaacaacatggcggaatatgaagcctgcatactaggaatCAACATGGCAATCGTCATGAACGTTAAGGAGctgctggtaattggtgattcagatttgcttgtgcactag